The following is a genomic window from Acidisarcina sp..
GGAAGGGAAGATGTATGGATTTGGGGTTTATTGAGAGCAAGACATACGACGAAATTTCAATTGGTGATACCGCCCGGACAGAGCATGTTCTGACCGCGGATGACGCGATGGCCTTTGCCTCAATTTGTGGATTCGACTCTGTTCTGAATTCTGAGCAGCTTATCGAGCGTACGGGAGGAGTGCCTCCCACCGGACCAAACATGTGGTGCGCGTCGTTGATCTCCGGCCTCTTCAGCATGAATATTCCAGGTCCCGGATGCACGCTTACCAACGTATCGCTCTCCTTCCAAAATCGCATCCGCGTTGGAGAACGCATCCTCGTCAAGGTGCAGGTTACTTCCAAGGAGGAGGCTACGAAAAGCGTCCACTTTGATTGCGAGGCAACTAGTAGTGATGGCAAACCTATCTTCTCGGGCAACGCTCAGCTCATCGCACCGCCTGTAAAGCTTCGCTGGTCCACGCTGCCGGTTCCCCAGTTGACTGTGCACGATCCTTATCGGCGCTACCATACCCTGATCGCCCGTGCGACATCCAAGCCCACGGTTAAGACAGCGGTTGTCTGGCCATGCGACAAGGTATCGCTCGGCGGCTGCATGCAGGCATTTCGGGATAAGTTGATTGTGCCGGTGTTGGTTGGCCCTGCTGACAGAATCCGCAGCCTTGCAGAGTCCATGAAGATTGACCTGGGCGACGTCCAGATCGTGGATGTTGCCGAAAGCCGCACGGCTGCCGTGAAGGGGGTTGAGCTGGCTCGTAAGGGAGAGGTTCAGATGCTCATGAAGGGCTCCCTGCACACCGATGAACTCATGAGCGCCGTAGTTTCACGCGAAGGCGGAATGCGCACGGGACGCCGCATCAGCCACGTGTTTGCCCTGGACGTGCCGGCCTATCACAAGACGCTCTTCGTCACCGATGCGGCCATCAACATCCAGCCGGACCTGGAGACCAAGATCAGCATCCTGCAGAACGCGATCGACATGATGACAACGCTCGAGGTGCCGAATCCGAAGGTCGCCATCTTGTCGGCGGTCGAGTCCGTAAACCCGGCCATCCCGTCCACCCTCGATGCCGCCGCCCTCTGCAAGATGGTCGATCGCGGACAGATCACCGGAGCTATCGTCGATGGTCCACTGGCCTTCGACAATGCTATTTCAAGCGATGCCGCACGGATCAAGAAGATCAACTCTCCCGTTGCAGGCGATGTCGATCTGCTGATGGTCCCCAATCTGGAAGCCGGAAATATCCTCTTTAAGCAGCTCCAATATCTGGCGGGTGCATTGGCAGCGGGAGTCGTGGTGGGAGCCAAGGTTCCAATCGTGCTGACCAGCCGCGCCGACGGAGAGCTGGCCCGAATGGCAAGTTGCGCCCTCGGCGTTCTGCTCGCTAAACCCGCCCCGGTCCTGGCCTAGCCTCTCAACCTGCAGTCTCTTGACAC
Proteins encoded in this region:
- a CDS encoding bifunctional enoyl-CoA hydratase/phosphate acetyltransferase codes for the protein MDLGFIESKTYDEISIGDTARTEHVLTADDAMAFASICGFDSVLNSEQLIERTGGVPPTGPNMWCASLISGLFSMNIPGPGCTLTNVSLSFQNRIRVGERILVKVQVTSKEEATKSVHFDCEATSSDGKPIFSGNAQLIAPPVKLRWSTLPVPQLTVHDPYRRYHTLIARATSKPTVKTAVVWPCDKVSLGGCMQAFRDKLIVPVLVGPADRIRSLAESMKIDLGDVQIVDVAESRTAAVKGVELARKGEVQMLMKGSLHTDELMSAVVSREGGMRTGRRISHVFALDVPAYHKTLFVTDAAINIQPDLETKISILQNAIDMMTTLEVPNPKVAILSAVESVNPAIPSTLDAAALCKMVDRGQITGAIVDGPLAFDNAISSDAARIKKINSPVAGDVDLLMVPNLEAGNILFKQLQYLAGALAAGVVVGAKVPIVLTSRADGELARMASCALGVLLAKPAPVLA